A stretch of Phragmites australis chromosome 12, lpPhrAust1.1, whole genome shotgun sequence DNA encodes these proteins:
- the LOC133886751 gene encoding F-box/LRR-repeat protein 4-like isoform X2 yields the protein MRGADLINLALPDELLDDVLRRVGAGGACKRDLDACALVCRRWRRLERASRRSAKLAASGERADEVLRLVAERFRALVDVSVDERLTVGSGGAGAGTSASASRSRRPVHSTCPSRRRRRMPLVANFTVQISPFPLDQPVGDDGTERSCLTDVGLTHLARGCKGLEKLSLIWCSAISSTGLVRIAENCKNLTSLDLQACYIGDPGLIAIGEGCKLLSNLNLRFVEGTTDDGLIGLVKNCGQSLVSLAVATCVWMTDASLHAVGSHCPNLEILSLESDRIQNEGVISIAKGCRQLKNLKLQCIGAGDEALDAIGLFCSLLESLSLNNFERFTDRSLSSIAKARSCKKLARLKINGCQNMETAALEHIGRWCPGLLELSLIYCPRIQNSAFLEIGRGCSLLRSLYLVDCSRISDDAMCHIAQGCKNLKELSIRRGYEIGDKALISVAENCKLLRELTLQFCERVSDVGLTAVGESCSLQKLNLCGCQLITDSGLTAIARGCPDLVFLDISVLRIIGDMALAEIGEGCPKLKEIALSHCPEVTDVGLGHLIKGCLQLESCQMVYCSQITSAGVATVISSCSKMKKLLVEEWKVSQRTRRRAGPVLSFLCTGL from the exons aTGAGGGGCGCCGACCTCATCAACCTCGCCCTCCCGGATGAGCTCCTCGACGACGTCCTCCGCCGCGTCGGCGCAGGCGGCGCCTGCAAGCGCGACCTGGACGCCTGCGCGCTCGTCTGCCGCCGCTGGCGCCGCCTTGAGCGCGCGTCCCGCCGCTCCGCCAAGCTCGCGGCGTCGGGGGAGCGCGCCGACGAGGTTCTGCGGCTCGTCGCGGAGCGGTTCCGCGCGCTCGTCGACGTGTCGGTGGACGAGCGGCTCACCGTCGGGTCCGGCGGAGCCGGCgccggcacctccgcctccgcaTCCAGATCGCGCCGCCCG GTGCATAGTACTTGCCCATCTCGGCGCCGCAGGAGGATGCCCCTTGTGGCAAATTTCACAGTTCAAATATCCCCATTCCCATTGGATCAGCCAGTGGGTGATGATGGGACAGAGCGCAGTTGTTTGACTGATGTTGGTTTAACTCATCTCGCCAGGGGTTGCAAAGGGCTTGAAAAACTAAGTTTGATATGGTGTTCTGCCATATCTTCAACGGGCTTGGTGAGAATAGCAGAGAATTGCAAGAATTTGACTTCATTGGATCTCCAG GCTTGCTATATTGGAGATCCAGGACTTATTGCTATTGGGGAAGGCTGCAAGCTACTTAGTAATTTAAACTTGCGCTTCGTTGAAGGTACCACAGATGATGGCTTGATTGGACTAGTAAAGAACTGTGGGCAATCACTGGTCTCTCTTGCTGTTGCAACTTGCGTTTGGATGACCGATGCATCCTTGCATGCTGTTGGATCCCACTGTCCTAACCTGGAGATCCTGTCACTGGAATCAGACCGTATTCAAAATGAGGGAGTAATATCTATTGCTAAAGGATGCAGACAGTTAAAAAATTTGAAGCTGCAATGTATTGGTGCTGGTGATGAGGCCCTAGATGCTATTGGTTTATTTTGTTCACTTTTAGAAAGCTTGTCACTCAACAACTTCGAACGATTTACGGACAG GAGCCTTTCTTCCATTGCTAAAG CTCGTAGCTGCAAAAAATTAGCACGGCTGAAGATCAATGGTTGTCAGAACATGGAAACTGCTGCACTGGAGCACATTGGGCGATGGTGCCC GGGCCTTTTGGAGCTCTCTTTGATTTACTGCCCAAGGATCCAGAACAGTGCATTTCTGGAGATTGGTAGAGGCTGCTCCCTTCTCAGGTCTCTTTATTTGGTCGACTGTTCAAGAATAAGTGATGATGCCATGTGTCACATAGCTCAAGGTTGCAAGAATTTAAAAGAGCTTTCTATTCGGCGTGGTTACGAG ATAGGGGACAAAGCATTGATATCTGTTGCCGAGAATTGTAAATTGCTTAGAGAGTTAACACTCCAGTTTTGCGAGAG GGTATCTGATGTAGGGCTGACTGCAGTTGGTGAAAGCTGCTCTCTTCAAAAGTTAAACTTGTGCGGGTGCCAACTAATCACTGATAGCGGGCTGACTGCAATTGCGAGAGGATGCCCTGATTTAGTCTTCTTGGATATAAGTGTGCTTCGG ATCATAGGGGACATGGCGCTTGCTGAGATAGGCGAAGGTTGCCCCAAGCTTAAAGAAATCGCGCTCTCCCACTGCCCGGAGGTCACAGATGTTGGTCTGGGCCACCTCATCAAGGGGTGCCTGCAGCTGGAGTCGTGCCAGATGGTCTACTGCAGTCAAATCACCAGCGCCGGGGTAGCGACCGTCATCTCGAGCTGCTCAAAGATGAAGAAGCTCCTCGTCGAGGAGTGGAAGGTGAGCCAGAGGACGCGGCGGAGAGCGGGACCGGTCTTATCGTTCCTCTGCACCGGGCTTTAG
- the LOC133886751 gene encoding F-box/LRR-repeat protein 4-like isoform X1: MRGADLINLALPDELLDDVLRRVGAGGACKRDLDACALVCRRWRRLERASRRSAKLAASGERADEVLRLVAERFRALVDVSVDERLTVGSGGAGAGTSASASRSRRPVHSTCPSRRRRRMPLVANFTVQISPFPLDQPVGDDGTERSCLTDVGLTHLARGCKGLEKLSLIWCSAISSTGLVRIAENCKNLTSLDLQACYIGDPGLIAIGEGCKLLSNLNLRFVEGTTDDGLIGLVKNCGQSLVSLAVATCVWMTDASLHAVGSHCPNLEILSLESDRIQNEGVISIAKGCRQLKNLKLQCIGAGDEALDAIGLFCSLLESLSLNNFERFTDRSLSSIAKGCKNLTDLVLNDCQLLTDRSLEFIARSCKKLARLKINGCQNMETAALEHIGRWCPGLLELSLIYCPRIQNSAFLEIGRGCSLLRSLYLVDCSRISDDAMCHIAQGCKNLKELSIRRGYEIGDKALISVAENCKLLRELTLQFCERVSDVGLTAVGESCSLQKLNLCGCQLITDSGLTAIARGCPDLVFLDISVLRIIGDMALAEIGEGCPKLKEIALSHCPEVTDVGLGHLIKGCLQLESCQMVYCSQITSAGVATVISSCSKMKKLLVEEWKVSQRTRRRAGPVLSFLCTGL; encoded by the exons aTGAGGGGCGCCGACCTCATCAACCTCGCCCTCCCGGATGAGCTCCTCGACGACGTCCTCCGCCGCGTCGGCGCAGGCGGCGCCTGCAAGCGCGACCTGGACGCCTGCGCGCTCGTCTGCCGCCGCTGGCGCCGCCTTGAGCGCGCGTCCCGCCGCTCCGCCAAGCTCGCGGCGTCGGGGGAGCGCGCCGACGAGGTTCTGCGGCTCGTCGCGGAGCGGTTCCGCGCGCTCGTCGACGTGTCGGTGGACGAGCGGCTCACCGTCGGGTCCGGCGGAGCCGGCgccggcacctccgcctccgcaTCCAGATCGCGCCGCCCG GTGCATAGTACTTGCCCATCTCGGCGCCGCAGGAGGATGCCCCTTGTGGCAAATTTCACAGTTCAAATATCCCCATTCCCATTGGATCAGCCAGTGGGTGATGATGGGACAGAGCGCAGTTGTTTGACTGATGTTGGTTTAACTCATCTCGCCAGGGGTTGCAAAGGGCTTGAAAAACTAAGTTTGATATGGTGTTCTGCCATATCTTCAACGGGCTTGGTGAGAATAGCAGAGAATTGCAAGAATTTGACTTCATTGGATCTCCAG GCTTGCTATATTGGAGATCCAGGACTTATTGCTATTGGGGAAGGCTGCAAGCTACTTAGTAATTTAAACTTGCGCTTCGTTGAAGGTACCACAGATGATGGCTTGATTGGACTAGTAAAGAACTGTGGGCAATCACTGGTCTCTCTTGCTGTTGCAACTTGCGTTTGGATGACCGATGCATCCTTGCATGCTGTTGGATCCCACTGTCCTAACCTGGAGATCCTGTCACTGGAATCAGACCGTATTCAAAATGAGGGAGTAATATCTATTGCTAAAGGATGCAGACAGTTAAAAAATTTGAAGCTGCAATGTATTGGTGCTGGTGATGAGGCCCTAGATGCTATTGGTTTATTTTGTTCACTTTTAGAAAGCTTGTCACTCAACAACTTCGAACGATTTACGGACAG GAGCCTTTCTTCCATTGCTAAAGGTTGCAAAAATCTCACAGATCTTGTTCTCAATGATTGCCAGTTACTAACTGATAGAAGCCTCGAATTTATAGCTCGTAGCTGCAAAAAATTAGCACGGCTGAAGATCAATGGTTGTCAGAACATGGAAACTGCTGCACTGGAGCACATTGGGCGATGGTGCCC GGGCCTTTTGGAGCTCTCTTTGATTTACTGCCCAAGGATCCAGAACAGTGCATTTCTGGAGATTGGTAGAGGCTGCTCCCTTCTCAGGTCTCTTTATTTGGTCGACTGTTCAAGAATAAGTGATGATGCCATGTGTCACATAGCTCAAGGTTGCAAGAATTTAAAAGAGCTTTCTATTCGGCGTGGTTACGAG ATAGGGGACAAAGCATTGATATCTGTTGCCGAGAATTGTAAATTGCTTAGAGAGTTAACACTCCAGTTTTGCGAGAG GGTATCTGATGTAGGGCTGACTGCAGTTGGTGAAAGCTGCTCTCTTCAAAAGTTAAACTTGTGCGGGTGCCAACTAATCACTGATAGCGGGCTGACTGCAATTGCGAGAGGATGCCCTGATTTAGTCTTCTTGGATATAAGTGTGCTTCGG ATCATAGGGGACATGGCGCTTGCTGAGATAGGCGAAGGTTGCCCCAAGCTTAAAGAAATCGCGCTCTCCCACTGCCCGGAGGTCACAGATGTTGGTCTGGGCCACCTCATCAAGGGGTGCCTGCAGCTGGAGTCGTGCCAGATGGTCTACTGCAGTCAAATCACCAGCGCCGGGGTAGCGACCGTCATCTCGAGCTGCTCAAAGATGAAGAAGCTCCTCGTCGAGGAGTGGAAGGTGAGCCAGAGGACGCGGCGGAGAGCGGGACCGGTCTTATCGTTCCTCTGCACCGGGCTTTAG
- the LOC133887116 gene encoding uncharacterized protein LOC133887116, whose protein sequence is MHAEMENGAADNSARAAGGMCDRLLTFLAKNLSMNRQKAVTEGPRNGGGHYHQEEGEREEEEEEEDEYTVRIERADFDLELGDHGNTATTILEDVSTVAATASDEQRQKGAAAAVEEIMKVRKTVTIKDDRPEDTAATGEKGAAAALERKKSMFKKRQAASSSGGGGEEQGGWAPRRTGLRPRMQAVLRVASNIDERSSTHIEERKRSFGGNGKPVPDK, encoded by the coding sequence ATGCATGCAGAAATGGAGAATGGCGCAGCTGACAATTCGGCGAGGGCGGCCGGCGGCATGTGCGACCGGCTCCTGACGTTCCTGGCGAAGAACCTGTCCATGAACAGGCAGAAGGCCGTCACCGAGGGGCCAAGGAACGGCGGCGGCCACTACCAtcaggaggagggagagagagaggaagaggaagaggaagaggacgagTACACCGTACGGATCGAGAGGGCTGACTTCGACCTCGAGCTCGGCGATCACGGCAACACCGCCACGACCATCCTGGAAGACGTAAGCACCGTGGCTGCGACGGCGAGTGACGAGCAGCGGCAGAAGGGAGCCgccgcggcggtggaggagatCATGAAGGTGAGGAAGACGGTGACGATCAAGGACGACCGGCCGGAGGATACCGCCGCCACCGGGGAgaagggcgcggcggccgcgttGGAGAGGAAGAAGTCCATGTTCAAGAAGCGGCAGGCCGCGTCGTCGTCGggcgggggaggggaggagcaGGGCGGCTGGGCGCCGAGGAGGACTGGGCTCCGGCCGCGGATGCAGGCGGTGCTACGGGTGGCGTCAAACATCGACGAGCGGTCCTCCACTCACATCGAGGAGCGCAAGAGGAGCTTCGGCGGCAATGGCAAGCCGGTGCCGGACAAGTGA